Proteins from one Cyprinus carpio isolate SPL01 chromosome B15, ASM1834038v1, whole genome shotgun sequence genomic window:
- the LOC109071645 gene encoding P2Y purinoceptor 14-like gives MESTVSATIFITFPRDKFKPNMTNITQDPCGPTEVSAHPAFIFAYSLVFLVSLVLNCITMRVYFCSNQRVQSSVTVYMKNLVVSDFFLCLCLPLRIAHNVTYSITMRKIYCSIGATAFYVNMYASILFMDIIAANRYLKIVRPLETHALQTVRTARHISIGTWISLLAVSSVYLISFLQTSWVQDQKLSCESMHSHKLSVVYKIIHCVSFAVFAFVLVSLVFLYWKTLQKIKKAQLSTQTVSSRHKFNRSKCNMLILVVVFCVCFVPYHLVRLLYMFSSDCSFNILKELTILLSVLNVCFDPLIYFIFCKAFRDQLRKKDLQRSSEIKT, from the exons ATGGAGTCTACAGTGTCTGCAACCATCTTCATCACTTTCCCAAGGGATAAATTTAAACCAAACATGACCAACATAACTCAAGATCCCTGTGGACCTACAGAGGTCTCAGCCCACCCTGCTTTCATATTTGCATACTCACTAGTGTTTCTCGTCAGTCTGGTGCTTAACTGCATCACAATGCGGGTTTATTTCTGTTCCAATCAGCGTGTCCAGTCCAGCGTCACGGTCTACATGAAGAACCTGGTGGTATCTGACTTCTTCCTTTGTCTTTGTTTACCTTTGCGCATTGCTCACAATGTTACCTATTCCATAACAATGCGCAAGATTTACTGCAGCATTGGAGCAACAGCATTCTATGTAAACATGTATGCAAGCATTCTCTTCATGGACATTATTGCTGCGAACAG GTACCTGAAGATTGTCCGGCCACTGGAGACTCATGCTCTACAGACGGTTCGTACTGCGCGCCACATTTCCATAGGAACTTGGATTTCCTTGTTAGCCGTGTCTTCCGTCTACCTGATCTCCTTCCTTCAGACATCCTGGGTTCAGGATCAAAAGCTTAGCTGTGAGTCCATGCACAGTCACAAGCTCAGTGTGGTCTACAAAATCATCCACTGCGTGTCCTTTGCAGTCTTTGCGTTTGTGCTTGTGTCTCTGGTTTTTCTTTATTGGAAAACTCTGCAAAAGATCAAAAAAGCCCAGCTGTCAACACAGACTGTATCCAGCCGACATAAGTTTAACAGGTCTAAGTGCAACATGCTTATTCTAGTGGTAGTTTTCTGTGTATGCTTTGTGCCCTATCACCTGGTGAGACTGCTTTACATGTTCAGCAGCGACTGTTCATTTAACATCCTGAAGGAGCTGACTATACTGCTTTCAGtgctaaatgtttgttttgatcCTCTAATATACTTTATCTTCTGCAAGGCCTTTAGAGACCAGCTCAGGAAGAAAGATTTGCAAAGATCCAgtgaaattaaaacatga